A window of Streptomyces armeniacus contains these coding sequences:
- a CDS encoding ATP-dependent DNA helicase UvrD2: MTAATDATLFPPTPGRPDHVEPPRDADAVLDGLDPEQREVATALQGPVCVLAGAGTGKTRAITHRIAYGVRAGMLPPASVLAVTFTNRAAGEMRGRLRQLGATGVQARTFHSAALRQLQFFWPRAVGGELPQLLERKIQLVAEAAARSRIRLDRNELRDVTGEIEWSKVTQTTPEDYPAAVAKSSREAPRDPAETSRIFALYEQLKRDRSVIDFEDVLLLTVGVLQDRPDIADTVRGQYQHFVVDEYQDVSPLQQRLLELWLGDRDSLCVVGDASQTIYSFTGASPDHLLDFRTKHPDATVVKLVRDYRSTPQVVHLANGLLGQARGRAAEHRLELISQTGPGPDPVYAEYADEPAEAEGTARRIRELIDSGVPASGIAVLYRINAQSEIYEQALADAGVPYQLRGAERFFERAEVREAGVALRGAARAGGNDPLLEDAVDLPSQVRAVLTSRGWTTEPPAGSGAARDRWESLAALVRLAEDFRKARPQATLADLVAELDERANAQHAPTVEGVTLASLHSAKGLEWDAVFLVGLTEGMMPITYAKTDEQVEEERRLLYVGVTRARTHLGLSWALSRSPGGRASRRPSRFLNGLRPGSSASGARTAGGDGGVERGRSRKRRGPVRCRVCGRTLTDAGEMKLMRCEGCPSDLDEELYERLREWRSGQAQQLGQPAYCVFTDKTLMAIAETVPDSEAELSRISGVGARKLDRFGAAVLALCAGEEPVTEAVTEETEK, encoded by the coding sequence GTGACTGCAGCAACGGACGCCACTCTCTTCCCGCCCACTCCCGGCCGGCCCGACCACGTGGAACCGCCGCGGGACGCCGACGCCGTGCTGGACGGGCTCGATCCGGAGCAGCGCGAGGTCGCCACGGCACTGCAGGGGCCGGTGTGCGTGCTGGCGGGCGCGGGCACGGGCAAGACCCGCGCCATCACGCACCGCATCGCGTACGGCGTGCGGGCCGGCATGCTGCCCCCGGCGAGCGTCCTCGCCGTCACCTTCACGAACCGCGCCGCGGGCGAGATGCGCGGGCGGCTGCGCCAGCTCGGTGCCACGGGCGTCCAGGCCCGCACCTTCCACTCGGCGGCGCTGCGCCAGCTCCAGTTCTTCTGGCCGCGCGCTGTGGGCGGCGAGCTGCCGCAGCTGCTGGAGCGGAAGATCCAGCTGGTGGCCGAGGCGGCCGCGCGCTCCCGTATCCGGCTCGACCGGAACGAACTCCGCGATGTCACGGGCGAGATCGAGTGGTCCAAGGTCACGCAGACCACGCCGGAGGACTATCCGGCGGCGGTGGCGAAGTCCAGCCGCGAGGCGCCGCGTGACCCGGCGGAGACGAGCAGGATCTTCGCGCTGTACGAACAGCTCAAGCGGGACCGCTCGGTGATCGACTTCGAGGACGTGCTGCTGCTGACGGTGGGCGTGCTCCAGGACCGGCCGGACATCGCCGACACCGTGCGCGGGCAGTACCAGCACTTCGTGGTCGACGAGTACCAGGACGTCAGCCCGCTCCAGCAGCGGCTGCTGGAGCTGTGGCTGGGGGACCGGGACAGCCTGTGCGTCGTCGGGGACGCGAGCCAGACGATCTATTCGTTCACCGGCGCCTCCCCGGACCACCTGCTGGACTTCCGCACCAAGCACCCGGACGCGACGGTGGTGAAGCTCGTCCGGGACTACCGTTCGACGCCCCAGGTCGTGCACTTGGCCAACGGTCTGCTCGGGCAGGCTCGCGGCCGGGCCGCCGAGCACCGGCTCGAGCTCATCTCGCAGACAGGGCCCGGCCCGGACCCGGTCTACGCGGAGTACGCGGACGAGCCCGCCGAGGCCGAGGGCACCGCCCGGCGCATCCGCGAGCTGATCGACAGCGGCGTGCCCGCGAGCGGCATCGCGGTGCTCTACCGCATCAACGCCCAGTCCGAGATCTACGAACAGGCCCTCGCCGACGCCGGTGTGCCGTACCAACTCCGCGGCGCCGAGCGCTTCTTCGAGCGCGCCGAAGTGCGCGAGGCCGGGGTCGCGCTGCGCGGGGCGGCCCGCGCGGGCGGCAACGACCCGCTGCTCGAGGACGCGGTGGACCTGCCGTCCCAGGTGCGCGCGGTGCTCACGTCCCGCGGCTGGACCACCGAGCCGCCGGCCGGCTCCGGCGCGGCCCGCGACCGCTGGGAGTCGCTCGCCGCTCTGGTGCGGCTGGCGGAGGACTTCCGCAAGGCGCGCCCGCAGGCCACGCTCGCCGATCTCGTAGCGGAGCTGGACGAGCGGGCGAACGCGCAGCACGCCCCGACCGTCGAGGGCGTGACCCTCGCCTCGCTGCACTCGGCGAAGGGCCTGGAGTGGGACGCCGTCTTCCTGGTCGGTCTCACCGAGGGCATGATGCCGATCACGTACGCCAAGACGGACGAGCAGGTCGAGGAGGAGCGGCGGCTGCTGTACGTCGGCGTCACCCGGGCCCGTACTCATCTCGGGCTGTCCTGGGCGCTGTCCCGTTCGCCGGGCGGTCGCGCCAGCCGCCGCCCGAGCCGCTTCCTCAACGGGCTGCGGCCCGGCTCGTCCGCCTCGGGCGCCCGTACGGCGGGCGGTGACGGTGGCGTCGAGCGCGGCCGGTCCCGCAAGCGCCGCGGACCGGTGCGCTGCCGTGTGTGCGGCCGCACGCTGACCGACGCGGGCGAGATGAAGCTGATGCGCTGCGAGGGCTGCCCGTCCGATCTCGACGAGGAGCTGTACGAGCGGCTGCGGGAGTGGCGCTCGGGGCAGGCGCAGCAGCTGGGCCAGCCCGCGTACTGCGTTTTCACCGACAAGACGCTGATGGCCATCGCCGAGACGGTGCCGGACAGCGAGGCGGAGCTGTCCCGGATCTCCGGCGTCGGGGCACGCAAGCTGGATCGCTTCGGGGCGGCCGTTCTGGCGCTGTGCGCAGGCGAGGAGCCCGTCACGGAGGCTGTTACAGAAGAGACGGAAAAATAG
- a CDS encoding mycoredoxin, translating to MPGTVTMYSTTWCGYCRRLKGQMDREGIAYTEINIEHDAESAAFVEKANGGNQTVPTVLVVPESGGEPATMTNPSLAQVKAALAA from the coding sequence ATGCCCGGAACCGTGACCATGTACAGCACCACCTGGTGTGGCTACTGCCGTCGGCTCAAGGGCCAGATGGACCGCGAGGGCATCGCGTACACGGAGATCAACATCGAGCACGACGCGGAGTCCGCGGCCTTCGTGGAGAAGGCGAACGGCGGGAACCAGACCGTCCCCACCGTTCTCGTGGTCCCCGAGAGCGGCGGCGAGCCCGCCACGATGACGAACCCCTCGCTGGCCCAGGTGAAGGCCGCGCTCGCGGCCTGA
- a CDS encoding winged helix-turn-helix transcriptional regulator — translation MRGDSFDPDCPTRLVLDRIGDKWSVLVVLALSERDHRFTELRDRIGGVTAKVLTQTLRAMARDGLLTRQVFAEVPPRVEYSLTPLGHSLVAPIMMISDWAEEHVSAVMEARDRHDGDGRDGHGQDGRTRDGRATAAAAGRG, via the coding sequence ATGAGAGGTGACAGCTTCGACCCGGATTGTCCGACGCGCTTGGTGCTGGACCGGATAGGCGACAAGTGGTCGGTGCTGGTCGTGCTCGCGCTGAGCGAGCGGGACCACAGGTTCACCGAACTGCGCGACCGGATCGGCGGCGTGACGGCCAAGGTGCTCACGCAGACGCTGCGCGCGATGGCGCGGGACGGGCTGCTGACCCGGCAGGTCTTCGCGGAGGTGCCGCCGCGGGTGGAGTATTCGCTGACGCCGCTCGGCCATTCGCTGGTGGCGCCGATCATGATGATCAGCGACTGGGCCGAGGAGCATGTGAGCGCCGTGATGGAGGCGCGTGACCGGCACGACGGTGACGGGCGGGACGGGCACGGGCAGGACGGCCGTACGCGGGACGGCCGTGCCACTGCCGCGGCGGCGGGGCGGGGCTGA
- a CDS encoding NAD(P)-dependent oxidoreductase, translated as MRILLIGATGMIGSRIAAEARARGHEITGATRSGTDGTKVLHADDAEAVAAAAAGHDAVVLAVSPPRDGSDPIGPTLATGRGVLEGVRSAGVRLVVVGGAGSLEVAPGVRLVDTPDFPEAYKAESLAHAQLLDEIRAGAEGIDWTYISPAALIQPGERTGTYRTGGDELLTDDKGNSTISAEDYAVALVDELEKREAAGRRIGVAY; from the coding sequence ATGAGGATTCTGCTGATCGGCGCCACCGGGATGATCGGAAGCCGGATCGCGGCCGAGGCCCGCGCCCGCGGCCACGAGATCACCGGGGCCACCCGCAGCGGCACGGACGGCACGAAGGTGTTGCACGCCGACGACGCCGAGGCGGTCGCCGCCGCGGCCGCCGGGCACGACGCCGTCGTACTCGCGGTCTCACCGCCGCGCGACGGCAGCGACCCCATCGGCCCCACGCTCGCCACCGGGCGCGGAGTGCTGGAGGGCGTGCGCTCGGCGGGCGTACGCCTTGTGGTGGTCGGCGGCGCGGGTTCGCTCGAAGTCGCCCCGGGCGTACGCCTGGTGGACACGCCGGACTTCCCCGAGGCGTACAAGGCGGAGTCGCTGGCCCATGCGCAGCTGCTGGACGAGATCCGTGCGGGCGCCGAGGGGATCGACTGGACGTACATCTCCCCCGCCGCCCTCATCCAGCCCGGCGAGCGCACGGGCACGTACCGGACCGGCGGCGACGAGCTGCTGACGGACGACAAGGGCAACAGCACCATCAGCGCCGAGGACTACGCCGTCGCGCTCGTCGACGAGCTGGAGAAGCGCGAGGCGGCGGGCCGCCGCATCGGCGTCGCGTACTGA
- the nudC gene encoding NAD(+) diphosphatase, translated as MTTWTDRTAERPITLTGDGGIDRSAHHRLDEAWLAAAWSHPTTRVFVVSGGQALVEDTADGRTELVTMGTFDAPITESHRYFLGTGDDGVRYFALQKDSLPGRMDEAARPAGLREAGALLSERDSELLVHAVALENWQRLHRFCSRCGERTVIAAAGHIRRCPACGAEHYPRTDPAVIMLVTDDEDRALLGRQVHWPEGRFSTLAGFVEPGESIERAVVREVAEEAGVAVGDVEYVGSQPWPFPSSLMLGFMARATSPEVRVDGEEIEEARWFSRDELGAAIESGEVLPLSGISIAARLVELWYGKPLPRPR; from the coding sequence GTGACCACCTGGACCGACCGCACCGCCGAACGGCCGATCACGCTGACCGGCGACGGCGGTATCGACCGCTCCGCCCACCACAGGCTGGACGAGGCGTGGCTGGCCGCGGCGTGGAGCCACCCGACGACGCGCGTCTTCGTGGTCTCCGGCGGCCAGGCCCTCGTCGAGGACACGGCGGACGGCCGTACGGAGTTGGTGACGATGGGCACGTTCGACGCGCCCATCACCGAGTCGCACCGCTACTTCCTGGGCACCGGCGACGACGGCGTGCGGTACTTCGCGCTGCAGAAGGACTCGCTGCCCGGCCGCATGGACGAGGCCGCCCGCCCCGCCGGCCTGCGCGAGGCGGGCGCGCTCCTGTCCGAACGCGACTCCGAACTCCTCGTGCACGCCGTCGCCCTGGAGAACTGGCAGCGCCTGCACCGCTTCTGCTCCCGCTGCGGTGAACGTACGGTCATCGCCGCCGCCGGCCACATCCGCCGCTGCCCCGCCTGCGGCGCGGAACACTATCCGCGCACCGACCCCGCCGTGATCATGCTGGTGACCGACGACGAGGACCGGGCGCTGCTCGGCCGCCAGGTGCACTGGCCGGAGGGGCGCTTCTCGACGCTCGCCGGCTTCGTGGAGCCCGGCGAGTCGATCGAACGCGCCGTGGTCCGCGAGGTCGCTGAGGAGGCGGGTGTGGCGGTCGGCGACGTCGAGTACGTCGGCAGCCAGCCGTGGCCGTTCCCCTCCAGCCTGATGCTGGGCTTCATGGCCCGCGCCACGTCGCCCGAAGTGCGGGTGGACGGGGAGGAGATCGAGGAGGCGCGCTGGTTCTCGCGGGACGAGCTGGGCGCCGCGATCGAGTCCGGCGAGGTGCTGCCGCTGTCCGGCATATCGATCGCGGCGCGCCTGGTGGAGCTCTGGTACGGGAAGCCTCTGCCGCGCCCGCGCTGA
- a CDS encoding dipeptidase, which produces MSSPPDSAVRGFVDGARDTFLDDLADWLRIPSVSVDPARAGDVRRSAAWLAAKLTETGFTDVEVWDTPGHPAVYAEWPSDDPEAPTVLVYGHHDVQPAAREDGWHSEPFEPVRRDGRLYGRGAADDKGQVLFHTLGVRAHLAATGRTAPAVHLKLLVEGEEEAGSEHFRELVETHAERLRCDVTIVSDTGMWSADTPTVCTGMRGLVECQIELRGPDQDIHSGSFGGAVPNPATEAARLAAGLHDANRRVAVPGFYDGVEELTARDRALFAELPFDEDTWLRGAHSYAPLGEAGYTTLERIWARPTAEVNGIAGGYQGPGGKTVVPAHAELKLSFRTVAGQRPERIEQLVRKWVAGALPPGVRHEITFTGATRPCLTPLDHPALQSVVRSMARAFGKPVRFTREGGSGPAADLRDVLGVPVLFLGISVPSDGWHAPDEKVELDLLMKGAEAAAYLWGDLAAHWSAAP; this is translated from the coding sequence ATGAGCAGCCCCCCGGACAGCGCCGTCCGCGGCTTCGTCGACGGCGCGCGTGACACCTTCCTCGACGACCTCGCGGACTGGCTGCGCATCCCCTCCGTCTCCGTCGACCCGGCGCGGGCGGGCGACGTCCGCCGCAGCGCCGCCTGGCTGGCCGCGAAACTGACGGAGACCGGCTTCACGGACGTGGAGGTTTGGGACACCCCGGGCCACCCGGCGGTCTACGCGGAGTGGCCGTCCGACGACCCGGAGGCCCCCACCGTCCTCGTGTACGGGCACCACGACGTGCAGCCCGCCGCCCGCGAGGACGGCTGGCACAGCGAGCCGTTCGAGCCCGTGCGGCGCGACGGCCGGCTGTACGGACGCGGCGCCGCCGACGACAAGGGCCAGGTCCTCTTCCACACCCTGGGCGTCCGCGCGCACCTCGCCGCCACCGGGCGCACCGCCCCCGCGGTGCATCTGAAGCTGCTTGTGGAAGGCGAGGAGGAGGCCGGTTCGGAACACTTCCGGGAGCTGGTCGAGACACACGCGGAGCGGCTCCGCTGCGATGTGACGATCGTCTCCGACACCGGCATGTGGTCCGCGGACACCCCGACCGTCTGCACCGGCATGCGCGGCCTCGTCGAGTGCCAGATCGAACTGCGCGGGCCCGACCAGGACATCCACTCCGGTTCCTTCGGCGGCGCCGTGCCCAATCCCGCCACCGAGGCCGCCCGGCTCGCCGCCGGGCTGCACGACGCCAACCGCCGGGTCGCCGTCCCCGGCTTCTACGACGGCGTGGAGGAGCTCACCGCGCGCGACCGCGCACTCTTCGCCGAGCTCCCGTTCGACGAGGACACCTGGCTGCGCGGCGCCCACTCGTACGCCCCACTCGGCGAGGCCGGGTACACCACCCTGGAGCGGATCTGGGCCCGCCCCACCGCCGAGGTCAACGGCATCGCCGGCGGCTACCAGGGGCCCGGCGGCAAGACGGTGGTCCCCGCGCACGCCGAGCTGAAGCTGTCCTTCCGTACGGTCGCGGGCCAGCGGCCGGAGCGGATCGAGCAGCTCGTACGGAAGTGGGTGGCGGGCGCGCTGCCGCCCGGCGTACGGCACGAGATCACGTTCACGGGCGCCACCCGGCCGTGCCTCACCCCGCTCGACCACCCGGCGCTGCAGTCGGTCGTACGGTCGATGGCCCGTGCGTTCGGGAAGCCGGTCCGCTTCACTCGGGAGGGTGGTTCGGGCCCGGCCGCGGATCTGCGGGACGTGCTGGGTGTTCCGGTGCTGTTCCTGGGCATCTCCGTACCGTCGGACGGCTGGCACGCACCGGACGAGAAGGTCGAGCTGGACCTGCTGATGAAGGGCGCGGAAGCCGCCGCGTACCTCTGGGGAGACCTCGCGGCACACTGGAGCGCCGCCCCCTGA
- a CDS encoding ATP-dependent DNA helicase: MPVQLSDPEQLKELLGIPFTPEQTACITAPLAPQVIVAGAGSGKTTVMAARVVWLVGTGQVAADRVLGLTFTNKAAAELAERVRSALVRAGVTDPDPADPDHAPGEPQILTYHAFAGRLLKEHGLRLGLEPGARLLADATRFQLAASVLAAASGPFEGLRNALSTHVRDLLALDAELSEHLVPTGRLRAYDRELLAALDDAELTNSDLRKIPQAALGRTELLGLVEEYRARKRERDRLDFGDQIELSATLARDVPEVGQALRAEFGVVLLDEYQDTSVAQRVLLAGLFGNRTGHAVTAVGDPCQAIYGWRGASVANLDHFPGHFPHADGRPAPRLALSENRRSGGRLLRLANGLAAPLRARHEGVQALRPAPGAEHAGRVRCALLPTHAEELDWLADSVAHLVRTGTPPGEIAVLCRTGGDFAAIQGALVAREVPVEVVGLSGLMHLPEVADLVAMCEVLQDPTANAPLVRLLTGPRWRIGPRDLALLGRRARLLVRRPDEGEQDRERRLAAAVEGVDPTEVISLADALDTFLAGEGRDGYGDELPFSAEARVRFARFAAEIRELRRSLADPLMDVLHRVLAVTGLEVELSASPHALAARRRETLSAFLDIAAGFAGLDGEATLLAFLGFLRTAAQYEKGLDGSLPGGENTVKVLTAHKAKGLEWDVVATPGLVSGHFPSEQSRDSWLTRPGVLPHPLRGDAGTLPRIEEWTAKARKDYDTELRAHQATEELRLGYVAFTRARSLLLGSGHWWGPSQKKPRGPSGFLEALRAHCEEDPAHGEVEVWAEQPAESATNPALDEPAEERAWPMPLDPAALLRRREAAGRVLARLEGLDPDADADSGSGEEAQAGAVPAPEPAPVRAPEPAAVRSPELTPEEARLTGSWDRDLDALAAELRRSRATVHDVPLPASLSASQLLWVAADPDGFARELARPMPRPPQPAAARRGTRFHAWVESRFEELTLPMLGPDELPGADGALGDAAAEIEDERDLAELKAAFERTEYAHRTPYRVEVPFQLALGGRTVRGRIDAVYRDGTAAADGAEATYEIVDWKTGRGRSADPLQLAVYRLAWAEQQGVPLEAVGAAFLYVRSGELVRPASLPGRTELERLLRDPPKADPELDPGWDPGPDPEPEPDPDPEAEPEPDLFPEPGPAPGERPDAGPAPPDG; the protein is encoded by the coding sequence GTGCCCGTACAGCTCAGCGACCCCGAACAGCTCAAGGAACTCCTTGGCATCCCGTTCACCCCTGAGCAGACGGCCTGCATCACCGCACCCCTCGCACCGCAGGTCATCGTCGCGGGCGCCGGGTCGGGCAAGACGACCGTGATGGCCGCCCGCGTCGTCTGGCTGGTCGGCACCGGACAGGTCGCCGCGGACCGCGTGCTGGGCCTGACCTTCACCAACAAGGCCGCCGCCGAGCTCGCCGAGCGCGTGCGGTCGGCACTCGTACGGGCGGGGGTCACCGACCCCGACCCGGCCGACCCCGACCACGCGCCCGGCGAGCCGCAGATCCTCACGTACCACGCCTTCGCCGGCCGCCTCCTCAAGGAGCACGGGCTGCGGCTCGGCCTCGAACCCGGCGCCCGGCTGCTCGCCGACGCCACCCGGTTCCAGCTCGCGGCGAGCGTGCTGGCCGCGGCGAGCGGCCCGTTCGAGGGGCTGCGGAACGCGCTCAGCACGCACGTACGCGACCTCCTCGCGCTCGACGCCGAGCTGTCCGAACACCTCGTGCCGACGGGCCGCCTGCGCGCGTACGACCGCGAGCTGCTCGCCGCGCTGGACGACGCCGAGCTGACCAACAGCGACCTGCGCAAGATCCCCCAGGCGGCGCTCGGCCGCACCGAACTTCTCGGCCTGGTCGAGGAGTACCGCGCCCGCAAACGGGAGCGCGACCGGCTGGACTTCGGCGACCAGATCGAGCTGTCCGCCACGCTCGCCCGCGACGTGCCGGAGGTGGGACAGGCGCTGCGGGCGGAGTTCGGGGTGGTGCTGCTGGACGAGTACCAGGACACGTCCGTCGCCCAGCGCGTCCTCCTGGCGGGCCTCTTCGGCAACCGCACCGGGCACGCCGTGACCGCCGTCGGCGACCCGTGCCAGGCGATCTACGGCTGGCGCGGCGCCTCCGTCGCCAACCTCGACCACTTCCCCGGCCACTTCCCGCACGCCGACGGCCGCCCCGCCCCCCGCCTCGCGCTGAGCGAGAACCGGCGCAGCGGCGGCCGGCTGCTCCGCCTCGCCAACGGCCTCGCCGCCCCGCTCCGCGCCCGCCACGAGGGCGTCCAGGCGCTGCGCCCGGCGCCCGGCGCCGAGCACGCCGGGCGGGTCCGCTGCGCGCTGCTGCCGACGCACGCCGAGGAGCTGGACTGGCTCGCCGACTCGGTCGCCCACCTCGTCCGTACGGGCACGCCGCCCGGCGAGATCGCCGTCCTGTGCCGTACGGGCGGCGACTTCGCCGCGATCCAGGGCGCGCTGGTGGCCCGCGAGGTGCCCGTGGAGGTGGTCGGGCTGTCCGGGCTCATGCACCTCCCGGAGGTCGCCGACCTCGTCGCGATGTGCGAGGTGCTGCAGGACCCGACCGCGAACGCCCCCCTCGTACGCCTGCTGACCGGCCCCCGCTGGCGCATCGGCCCCCGCGACCTGGCGCTGCTCGGGCGGCGCGCGCGGCTGCTCGTACGCCGCCCCGACGAGGGGGAGCAGGACCGCGAACGGCGGCTCGCGGCGGCGGTCGAGGGCGTCGACCCCACCGAGGTGATCTCGCTGGCGGACGCGCTGGACACGTTCCTGGCCGGGGAGGGCCGTGACGGATACGGCGACGAGCTGCCGTTCTCGGCGGAGGCACGCGTCCGGTTCGCCCGTTTCGCGGCGGAGATACGGGAGTTGCGGCGCTCCCTCGCCGACCCGCTGATGGACGTGCTGCACAGGGTGCTCGCCGTCACCGGGCTGGAGGTGGAGCTGTCCGCGTCACCGCACGCGCTGGCCGCGCGCCGCCGGGAGACGCTGAGCGCGTTCCTGGACATCGCCGCCGGATTCGCGGGACTGGACGGGGAGGCGACGCTGCTCGCGTTCCTCGGCTTCCTGCGGACGGCGGCGCAGTACGAGAAGGGCCTCGACGGTTCGCTGCCCGGCGGCGAGAACACGGTGAAGGTGCTCACCGCCCACAAGGCGAAAGGGCTGGAGTGGGACGTCGTGGCCACCCCGGGACTGGTGTCCGGGCACTTCCCCAGCGAGCAGTCCCGCGACTCCTGGCTCACCCGCCCCGGCGTCCTCCCGCACCCGCTGCGCGGCGACGCCGGCACGCTGCCCCGGATCGAGGAGTGGACGGCGAAGGCGCGCAAGGACTACGACACCGAGCTGCGCGCACACCAGGCCACCGAGGAACTGCGGCTCGGCTACGTCGCGTTCACGCGCGCCCGTTCGCTGCTGCTCGGGTCGGGGCACTGGTGGGGGCCCAGCCAGAAGAAGCCGCGCGGGCCGTCCGGCTTCCTGGAGGCGCTGCGCGCGCACTGCGAGGAGGACCCGGCGCACGGCGAGGTGGAGGTGTGGGCGGAGCAGCCCGCGGAGAGCGCCACGAACCCGGCGCTGGACGAGCCCGCAGAGGAGCGCGCCTGGCCGATGCCGCTGGACCCCGCCGCGCTCTTGCGGCGGCGTGAGGCGGCGGGGCGGGTGCTGGCGCGGCTGGAGGGGCTGGATCCGGACGCGGACGCGGACTCGGGCTCGGGGGAGGAGGCGCAGGCGGGTGCCGTGCCCGCGCCGGAGCCCGCGCCCGTACGCGCGCCGGAGCCCGCCGCCGTACGCTCGCCCGAGCTCACACCCGAGGAGGCGCGGCTCACGGGGTCCTGGGACCGCGACCTCGACGCGCTCGCGGCCGAGCTGCGCCGGTCCCGCGCCACCGTGCACGACGTGCCGCTGCCCGCGTCGCTGTCCGCCTCGCAGCTGCTGTGGGTGGCCGCCGACCCGGACGGCTTCGCGCGCGAACTGGCCCGCCCCATGCCGCGCCCGCCGCAGCCCGCCGCCGCGCGGCGCGGCACGCGCTTCCACGCCTGGGTCGAGTCGCGGTTCGAGGAGCTGACCCTGCCGATGCTCGGCCCGGACGAACTGCCGGGCGCGGACGGCGCCCTCGGGGACGCGGCGGCGGAGATCGAGGACGAGCGCGATCTGGCGGAGCTGAAGGCGGCGTTCGAGCGCACCGAGTACGCGCACCGCACGCCGTACCGCGTGGAGGTCCCGTTCCAGCTCGCGCTGGGCGGCCGTACGGTCCGCGGCCGCATCGACGCGGTCTACCGCGACGGTACGGCCGCTGCGGACGGTGCGGAGGCGACGTACGAGATCGTCGACTGGAAGACGGGCCGCGGCCGGAGCGCCGATCCGCTCCAGCTCGCCGTCTACCGCCTCGCCTGGGCCGAGCAGCAGGGCGTCCCGCTGGAGGCGGTCGGCGCCGCGTTCCTGTACGTACGCAGCGGTGAGCTGGTCCGTCCGGCGTCGCTGCCTGGGCGGACCGAGCTGGAGCGGCTGCTGCGGGACCCGCCGAAGGCGGACCCGGAACTGGACCCGGGCTGGGACCCCGGACCGGACCCCGAACCGGAACCTGATCCGGACCCGGAAGCGGAACCCGAACCGGACCTGTTCCCCGAGCCCGGCCCCGCCCCAGGGGAGCGGCCGGATGCCGGGCCCGCTCCACCGGACGGTTAG